One Schistocerca gregaria isolate iqSchGreg1 unplaced genomic scaffold, iqSchGreg1.2 ptg000716l, whole genome shotgun sequence genomic region harbors:
- the LOC126320358 gene encoding uncharacterized protein MT2654-like isoform X1 yields the protein MLITFYVPFIVLSSVSIFFLLLSLLVKIWGYIKRKKAEDLNSHGKSRFFLPFIYTATIFFALSILSLSIIDIIPWYLSSFTIGVLLFFLMLSIGNFKNTLFTHKEEETDTDSLIKIPRLSEYLKLAAATLVIFGTVFLIGWIFSDMCICVVPTQVNFAINRVSQNDPCKYTICYVYLTLPENPSNSMIVMFHSGVNLKKPSVKLSLKTMNTSIDSSLSIDVKDAQTYQANKTRLASLSIERYVYVAYLSNLNPETDYYFIAYDEEAKLYTKEYKFRTLPLSESLASNKTIRFSVGGDAGLTSRSKRVLRNAVLTEPYFMMIGGDITYANGMKYCYERVDKWFFMWQKISITPNNYMVPLLTSIGNHEAGISFHSDIAYTAFYKYYFVHSVPTENLIDLPTYHVHNISGSVILVLDSCVLVPSDHIQPDFINRHLSKNYLWKMALYHAPLYPSVRSFTNSISKSLRQDWEPLFDRHHLHVGFENHDHAYKRTHFMKAGEQVTPQNGTLYLGDGSIGVDPRTPITSRDYLVVSKKTNFHFDVSMSNESMIINAIDINNVTIDSILLNQDSS from the exons ATGCTGATAACATTTTATGTCCCATTTATTGTTTTATCTAGCGTTTCTATCTTTTTCTTATTGCTCTCTTTATTGGTCAAAATATGGGgatatattaaaagaaaaaaa GCTGAAGACTTAAACTCTCATGGCAAATCCAGATTCTTTCTTCCCTTCATCTATACAGCAACAATTTTTTTCGCGCTATCGATACTTTCCTTATCAATAATAGATATTATTCCTTGGTATTTGTCGAGCTTCACCATTGGTGTATTACTATTCTTTTTGATGCTCAGTATAGGGAATTTCAAAAATACATTATTCACACACAAAGAAGAAGAAACGGACACAGACAGCCTCATTAAAATACCACGTTTATCTGAATATTTAAAACTCGCCGCCGCTACGCTTGTGATATTTGGTACTGTGTTTTTGATAGGTTGGATATTTTCAGATATGTGTATTTGTGTGGTGCCTACGCAAGTAAATTTCGCTATCAATCGAGTCTCTCAAAACGATCCTT GTAAGTATACTATTTGTTACGTCTATCTTACACTTCCAGAAAATCCCTCCAACTCTATGATTGTTATGTTTCATAGCGGAGTCAATCTCAAAAAGCCTTCTGTCAAACTTTCCTTGAAAACAATGAACACATCAATAGATTCATCCTTATCCATCGATGTCAAGGATGCTCAAACTTACCAAGCAAACAAAACAAGGCTCGCCAGTTTGTCTATTGAAAGATATGTTTATGTTGCCTACCTGAGCAATTTAAATCCAGAGACGGACTACTATTTCATTGCTTACGATGAAGAAGCCAAGTTATATACTAAAGAATATAAATTCCGAACTCTTCCTCTTTCTGAATCGTTGGCAAGCAATAAGACTATTCGTTTTTCAGTTGGTGGAGATGCAGGACTAACTTCCCGTAGTAAGAGAGTGCTTCGCAATGCTGTGTTGACAGAACCCTACTTTATGATGATAGGTGGTGatatcacatatgctaatggaatgAAATATTGCTATGAACGAGTAGACAAATGGTTTTTCATGTGGCAAAAAATTTCAATTACTCCAAACAATTACATGGTACCACTCTTGACTTCTATCGGAAACCACGAAGCCGGCATCAGCTTTCACAGCGATATAGCATACACAGCCTTTTATAAGTATTACTTTGTGCACAGCGTTCCTACGGAAAACCTGATTGACCTCCCAACTTATCATGTTCATAATATCAGTGGATCTGTTATCTTGGTACTAGACTCGTGCGTTCTTGTACCTTCTGACCATATTCAGCCCGATTTTATCAATAGGCATTTATCGAAAAACTATCTCTGGAAAATGGCTCTTTACCATGCACCCTTATACCCTTCAGTGCGCTCTTTCACAAATTCTATTTCCAAATCTCTACGTCAAGATTGGGAACCTCTTTTCGATAGACATCATCTTCATgttggctttgaaaaccatgatcACGCTTACAAGCGAACGCATTTCATGAAAGCTGGTGAACAAGTGACTCCTCAAAATGGTACTCTATATTTGGGGGATGGCTCGATTGGTGTAGATCCTCGAACACCTATCACTTCACGGGATTATCTTGTTGTCAGCAAGAAGACCAACTTCCATTTTGATGTCAGTATGAGCAATGAATCTATGATAATAAATGCTATTGATATAAATAACGTCACCATCGACTCTATATTGCTCAATCAAGACAGCTCTTAG
- the LOC126320358 gene encoding uncharacterized protein MT2654-like isoform X2 — MLSIGNFKNTLFTHKEEETDTDSLIKIPRLSEYLKLAAATLVIFGTVFLIGWIFSDMCICVVPTQVNFAINRVSQNDPCKYTICYVYLTLPENPSNSMIVMFHSGVNLKKPSVKLSLKTMNTSIDSSLSIDVKDAQTYQANKTRLASLSIERYVYVAYLSNLNPETDYYFIAYDEEAKLYTKEYKFRTLPLSESLASNKTIRFSVGGDAGLTSRSKRVLRNAVLTEPYFMMIGGDITYANGMKYCYERVDKWFFMWQKISITPNNYMVPLLTSIGNHEAGISFHSDIAYTAFYKYYFVHSVPTENLIDLPTYHVHNISGSVILVLDSCVLVPSDHIQPDFINRHLSKNYLWKMALYHAPLYPSVRSFTNSISKSLRQDWEPLFDRHHLHVGFENHDHAYKRTHFMKAGEQVTPQNGTLYLGDGSIGVDPRTPITSRDYLVVSKKTNFHFDVSMSNESMIINAIDINNVTIDSILLNQDSS, encoded by the exons ATGCTCAGTATAGGGAATTTCAAAAATACATTATTCACACACAAAGAAGAAGAAACGGACACAGACAGCCTCATTAAAATACCACGTTTATCTGAATATTTAAAACTCGCCGCCGCTACGCTTGTGATATTTGGTACTGTGTTTTTGATAGGTTGGATATTTTCAGATATGTGTATTTGTGTGGTGCCTACGCAAGTAAATTTCGCTATCAATCGAGTCTCTCAAAACGATCCTT GTAAGTATACTATTTGTTACGTCTATCTTACACTTCCAGAAAATCCCTCCAACTCTATGATTGTTATGTTTCATAGCGGAGTCAATCTCAAAAAGCCTTCTGTCAAACTTTCCTTGAAAACAATGAACACATCAATAGATTCATCCTTATCCATCGATGTCAAGGATGCTCAAACTTACCAAGCAAACAAAACAAGGCTCGCCAGTTTGTCTATTGAAAGATATGTTTATGTTGCCTACCTGAGCAATTTAAATCCAGAGACGGACTACTATTTCATTGCTTACGATGAAGAAGCCAAGTTATATACTAAAGAATATAAATTCCGAACTCTTCCTCTTTCTGAATCGTTGGCAAGCAATAAGACTATTCGTTTTTCAGTTGGTGGAGATGCAGGACTAACTTCCCGTAGTAAGAGAGTGCTTCGCAATGCTGTGTTGACAGAACCCTACTTTATGATGATAGGTGGTGatatcacatatgctaatggaatgAAATATTGCTATGAACGAGTAGACAAATGGTTTTTCATGTGGCAAAAAATTTCAATTACTCCAAACAATTACATGGTACCACTCTTGACTTCTATCGGAAACCACGAAGCCGGCATCAGCTTTCACAGCGATATAGCATACACAGCCTTTTATAAGTATTACTTTGTGCACAGCGTTCCTACGGAAAACCTGATTGACCTCCCAACTTATCATGTTCATAATATCAGTGGATCTGTTATCTTGGTACTAGACTCGTGCGTTCTTGTACCTTCTGACCATATTCAGCCCGATTTTATCAATAGGCATTTATCGAAAAACTATCTCTGGAAAATGGCTCTTTACCATGCACCCTTATACCCTTCAGTGCGCTCTTTCACAAATTCTATTTCCAAATCTCTACGTCAAGATTGGGAACCTCTTTTCGATAGACATCATCTTCATgttggctttgaaaaccatgatcACGCTTACAAGCGAACGCATTTCATGAAAGCTGGTGAACAAGTGACTCCTCAAAATGGTACTCTATATTTGGGGGATGGCTCGATTGGTGTAGATCCTCGAACACCTATCACTTCACGGGATTATCTTGTTGTCAGCAAGAAGACCAACTTCCATTTTGATGTCAGTATGAGCAATGAATCTATGATAATAAATGCTATTGATATAAATAACGTCACCATCGACTCTATATTGCTCAATCAAGACAGCTCTTAG
- the LOC126320359 gene encoding cytosolic Fe-S cluster assembly factor narfl-like has product MDDSFKFSSALRILNTNDYLAPSKSCIKSKDGQSKTQDQQVQINDLHLNSANISTSKKIQISLNDCLACSGCVTTSENMLIEAQNVQEFFRLLDLGRDPSSSSPFRIFVISVSSQALSSIAASTRNSLMEVYFKLHTLFIDKLHCDFFFDTNLSQDIALLECQLEFLESFKQTTARPALPILTSACPGWVCYAEKTHGSWILPHLSLVKSPQQILGTLVKFHLVQRLNDHRDDILCSGIEKSLFPIEPRNICHVTLMQCFDKKLEASRSDFYNKSTDAHDVDLVLTPVELDQILSHIDLTFNELVPSDISKPFFNHLEFATVSSLDAEFSADPRNLSSVLSKDPKESSSDANRRDTPVEHDIYGQDCANEELRQNTRLFGVSGSSGSFAEHVFRKAALELFGVLVDDVPF; this is encoded by the exons ATGGATGACTCATTTAAATTCTCTAGCGCCCTTAGAATTCTAAACACCAACGATTATCTTGCACCGTCTAAGAGCTGCATCAAGTCTAAAGATGGTCAATCAAAG ACACAAGACCAACAAGTACAAATAAATGACCTGCATTTAAATTCAGCGAACATTTCTACATCTAAGAAAATACAAATCTCACTCAATGACTGCTTAGCTTGTAG TGGTTGTGTTACGACATCAGAGAACATGCTGATTGAAGCTCAGAATGTACAGGAGTTTTTCCGACTTTTAGATCTTGGCCGTGATCCTTCATCTTCATCTCCTTTTCGCATTTTTGTGATTAGTGTATCTTCTCAGGCGCTGTCGAGTATAGCCGCATCAACTAGGAACTCCCTGATGGAAGTGTATTTCAAACTGCATACACTTTTTATTGATAAGCTACACTGCGACTTTTTTTTTGACACCAATCTTTCGCAGGACATAGCTCTTCTAGAGTGTCAACTTGAATTTCTTGAAAGTTTTAAACAGACTACCGCGAGGCCTGCTCTTCCAATTTTGACGTCTGCATGTCCTGGCTGGGTTTGCTATGCCGAAAAGACTCATGGTTCTTGGATTCTTCCTCATCTCTCATTGGTAAAATCCCCTCAACAAATTTTGGGTACATTAGTGAAGTTTCATCTAGTGCAGCGTCTAAATGATCACCGAGATGATATTTTGTGTAGCGGCATAGAAAAGTCTCTTTTCCCAATTGAACCTCGGAATATATGTCACGTGACGCTGATGCAGTGCTTTGACAAAAAGCTTGAAGCGTCTCGATCTGATTTTTACAACAAATCAACCGATGCGCACGATGTAGATTTAGTTTTGACTCCAGTGGAGCTAGATCAAATTTTGTCACATATTGATCTCACATTCAATGAGCTGGTTCCGAGTGATATCTCCAAGccttttttcaatcatttggaatttGCTACTGTATCCAGTTTAGATGCAGAATTTAGTGCAGATCCTCGCAATTTGAGTTCGGTACTATCGAAGGACCCCAAGGAATCTTCCAGTGATGCAAATAGGCGAGATACACCCGTTGAGCATGATATCTACGGCCAAGATTGCGCCAATGAAGAATTGCGTCAAAATACTCGTCTTTTTGGCGTTTCTGGTTCGAGCGGATCGTTTGCTGAACATGTTTTTCGTAAGGCAGCACTCGAATTATTTGGCGTGCTGGTTGATGATGTGCCTTTTTAA